From the genome of Miscanthus floridulus cultivar M001 chromosome 10, ASM1932011v1, whole genome shotgun sequence, one region includes:
- the LOC136485886 gene encoding probable E3 ubiquitin-protein ligase ARI7 yields MGSSDHHGGGAGAGACNKRSRKASSFADDDDDDKGETSRRRKICEGTPTSGARHDGESGDACGGHAQAAPHGSGSSAGEEDYMCEYDDCDDGDGAGEEDYIYEYDDDGAEGEGAEQAQDDTPAAARAREEQRYVVLTEEDIRSRQEADTAKVAEVLSIPPGFAAVLLRHFKWRVGRVQEEWFTDDRRVRGAVGLPPELVPSARGAGPRVVCGICFDEYPAGRTASAGCEHYYCDGCWRGYVRAAVGDGPRCLSLRCPDPSCSAPVVRELVDEVLSAAGGSADDDGVRYARFWLRSYVEESGGKVRWCGGAGCARALEFLGDAAAADKDVFCECGHGVCWACGEEAHRPVSCGTVRAWLVKNSSDSAETANWVVAHTKACPKCGRPIEKNQGCNHMRCSPPCGHHFCWLCLQPAGGANHYACNDSRPRRSGADADDDMAAAAASTASAEEERLKRRRARASLERYLYHYERWASNRAALESVARDTAALERGELERMARAADVPSTALGFVSEAYRQVADGRRVLRWAHAYGYFLDPERDAAKRALFDDLQNQANRWLECLHAAAELERKDLFGDGKGKEAAVVVAAEAFRAYRQKVANLTGVTRKFLGNLVRAFETDLPEVAAAVNPAK; encoded by the coding sequence ATGGGCAGCAGCGACcaccacggcggcggcgccggcgccggcgcctgtAACAAGAGGTCCCGAAAAGCCAGCAGCTTTgcggacgacgatgacgacgacaagGGCGAGACGAGCCGCCGCCGCAAGATCTGCGAAGGTACCCCTACCTCCGGCGCCCGCCACGACGGAGAGAGCGGCGACGCTTGCGGAGGGCATGCTCAGGCAGCGCCTCACGGCTCCGGCTCCAGCGCCGGCGAGGAGGATTACATGTGCGAGTACGACGActgcgacgacggcgacggcgctggcgAGGAGGATTACATCTACgagtacgacgacgacggcgccgaaGGAGAAGGAGCTGAGCAAGCACAGGACGACACCCCTGCGGCGGCGCGCGCCAGGGAGGAGCAGAGGTACGTGGTTCTAACCGAGGAGGACATCCGCTCGCGGCAAGAGGCGGACACGGCCAAGGTCGCCGAGGTGCTGTCGATCCCGCCGGGGTTCGCGGCCGTCCTGCTCCGCCACTTCAAGTGGCGCGTGGGGCGGGTCCAGGAGGAGTGGTTCACGGACGACCGGCGCGTGCGCGGCGCCGTCGGCCTGCCCCCGGAGCTCGTCCCctcggcgcgcggcgcggggccACGCGTTGTCTGCGGCATCTGCTTCGACGAGTACCCGGCCGGGCGGACGGCGTCGGCGGGGTGCGAACACTACTACTGCGACGGGTGCTGGCGCGGGTACGTCCGCGCCGCGGTGGGCGACGGCCCGCGGTGCCTGTCGCTGCGGTGCCCGGACCCGTCCTGCTCGGCGCCCGTCGTCCGGGAGCTCGTGGACGAGGTGCTGTCGGCGGCGGGGGGGAGCGCGGACGACGACGGGGTCCGGTACGCGCGGTTCTGGCTCCGGTCGTACGTGGAGGAGAGCGGGGGGAAGGTGCGGTGGTGCGGCGGCGCCGGGTGCGCCCGCGCCCTGGAGTTCCTCGGCGACGCCGCGGCGGCGGACAAGGACGTGTTCTGCGAGTGCGGGCACGGGGTCTGCTGGGCGTGCGGCGAGGAGGCGCACCGGCCGGTGTCGTGCGGCACGGTGCGCGCGTGGCTGGTGAAGAACAGCTCCGACTCGGCGGAGACGGCCAACTGGGTGGTGGCGCACACCAAGGCGTGCCCCAAGTGCGGGCGGCCCATCGAGAAGAACCAGGGCTGCAACCACATGCGCTGCTCGCCGCCGTGCGGCCACCACTTCTGCTGGCTCTGCCTGCAGCCGGCGGGAGGGGCCAACCACTACGCCTGCAACGACAGCCGCCCGCGGCGCTCCGgcgccgacgccgacgacgacatggccgcggcggcggcgagcaccGCCAGCGCCGAGGAGGAGCGGTTGAAGCGGCGGCGCGCCAGGGCGTCGCTGGAGCGGTACCTGTACCACTACGAGCGGTGGGCGTCGAACCGGGCGGCgctggagagcgtggcgcgggaCACGGCGGCGCTGGAGCGCGGGGAGCTGGAGCGGATGGCGAGGGCGGCGGACGTCCCGTCCACGGCGCTCGGGTTCGTGTCGGAGGCGTACCGGCAGGTGGCGGACGGGCGGCGCGTCCTGCGGTGGGCGCACGCGTACGGCTACTTCCTGGACCCGGAGCGCGACGCGGCCAAGCGCGCGCTGTTCGACGACCTGCAGAACCAGGCCAACCGCTGGCTCGAGTGCCTCCATGCCGCCGCCGAGCTCGAGAGGAAGGACCTCTTCGGCGACGGCAAGGGCAAGGAGGCGGCCGTTGTTGTTGCGGCCGAGGCGTTCAGGGCGTACAGGCAGAAGGTGGCCAACCTCACCGGAGTGACGCGCAAGTTCTTGGGCAACCTTGTCAGGGCGTTCGAGACCGACCTGCCGGAAGTGGCGGCGGCGGTCAATCCGGCGAAGTAG